Genomic segment of bacterium:
CTGGCTACAGTCCTGGCTATTTCGGCTGATGGGGTTCATCTGGGACAGGAGGATATGCCTCTTCCTCTGGCCCGAAAGATCCTGGGTTATCAATATATTATCGGCTGTTCTACTCATTCTCTGGCCCAGGCCGAGCAGGCCGCGGCCGAAGGCGCCAACTATATCGCCGTAGGTCCCATCTATCGGACCTCTACCAAACCGGAAGCCGGTGAACCAGTAGGGATTGAGCTTATCAGGAAAATCAGGCAGACCGTTAGTCTCCCTTTAATTGCCATTGGTGGCATCTGTGAAGATAACCTGGCTGAAGTAATTGAAGCCGGGGCTGATGGAGCCGCCGTTATATCTGCCCTGGCTGAGGATACAGCCGTATCTGCCAGGAGGCTTTCCAAACGGATTGCCTCTCTTCAAGGTAGTACCCTGTCAGATTTGATTTGATAGGTTGGTCTCTTGTAGAAGCAATCTCCCTCAGCCTTCAGCCTATTTACCTAAGTAGTTACCTGTGCAGGGAAGATGAAACAGAGATGGAACAATCCGAAATCCGAAATCCAAAATCTAGAATTTACCCTACCCAGATGAAGCAAGCCAAAGAGGGGATTATTACCCCTGAGGTGGAAAAGCTGGCTAAAGTCGAGGGTTGCTCTTCATCTCAGCTTTCCGCCAAAACGGCCTCGGGCAAGGTAGTTATCCCTTTTAATATCAAGCACCGACCTTCTCAACCCTGCGCCATTGGTGAAGGGTTGAGGACTAAGGTAAATGCCAATTTAGGCACTTCACCTGAGGCAGGAAGTCTGGGAAGTGAACTGGCGAAGGCGGAGGTGGCCCTTTCGGCCGGGGCCAATACCTTAATGGACCTCTCTATTGGTGGAGATACAGGTCAAATAAGACGGGCCATCCTGGAAGCCACCCCTTTACCCCTGGGCACCGTCCCTATTTATGAGGCGGCCTTGAAGGCCGGGGAGATTACTCAAATGACCCCGGCGGGCATCCTGGAGACTATCAGGTCTCAGGCCGAAGAGGGGGTTGATTTTATGACTATCCATGCCGGGATAACCCTGGAGGCGGCCGGGCGGCTGTCAACCGGAAACAGGATTATGAGGGTAGTCAGCCGGGGGGGGGCAATCTTGCTTAAGTGGATGAGACATCATCAAGCCGAAAATCCACTCTACGAACATTTTGAGGAGGTGTTAGACATCCTGGCCCAATATGATGTGACGATAAGTTTAGGTGATGGGCTTAGACCGGGCTGTTTGGCCGATGCCTCAGATGAGGCCCAAATTCAGGAGCTAATCACCCTGGGTGAATTGACCAGAAAGGCCTGGGCCAGGGATGTTTCAGTCATTATTGAGGGGCCGGGCCATATGCCTATCGATCAAATTGAGGCCAATGTCCTTTTACAAAAACGTATTTGCGGCTCGGCGCCTTTCTATGTCCTGGGCCCTTTAGTTACCGATGTGGCCCCTGGTTATGACCATATTACAGCGGCCATTGGCGGGGCAGTGGCTGCCCAGGCTGGCGCGGATTTTCTTTGTTATGTTACCCCAGGTGAACATCTCAGGCTCCCTACCCCTGAAGACGTGAGGGATGGAGTCATTGGAGCCAGGATTGCGGCCCATGTCGGAGATATA
This window contains:
- the thiC gene encoding phosphomethylpyrimidine synthase ThiC, with the protein product MYPTQMKQAKEGIITPEVEKLAKVEGCSSSQLSAKTASGKVVIPFNIKHRPSQPCAIGEGLRTKVNANLGTSPEAGSLGSELAKAEVALSAGANTLMDLSIGGDTGQIRRAILEATPLPLGTVPIYEAALKAGEITQMTPAGILETIRSQAEEGVDFMTIHAGITLEAAGRLSTGNRIMRVVSRGGAILLKWMRHHQAENPLYEHFEEVLDILAQYDVTISLGDGLRPGCLADASDEAQIQELITLGELTRKAWARDVSVIIEGPGHMPIDQIEANVLLQKRICGSAPFYVLGPLVTDVAPGYDHITAAIGGAVAAQAGADFLCYVTPGEHLRLPTPEDVRDGVIGARIAAHVGDIAKGIPGAMDWDTQMSRCRSNLDWEGQIKWSINPQKTMTYCERRLSAEGEVCTMCGEYCALKVGLEKG